A genomic window from Chitinophaga pollutisoli includes:
- a CDS encoding lipoprotein signal peptidase, which produces MKYRHIVWIVIGILLIDQIVKYWIKTNMALNESFPVFGSWFQIHFIENEGMAYGLKFGGEFGKIALTLFRLVAVIVGFFYMKKLVREKYHTGLLICGAQILAGAAGNLIDSMFYGMIFSESTNSTVAQFLPAAGGYGTFLHGNVVDMLYFPLIEGFFPKWVPFWGGEHFIFFRPIFNIADAAISVGVIAILIFQKRFLHKPGEEKEKPVGTQPALDDKIA; this is translated from the coding sequence TTGAAGTATCGTCACATTGTATGGATCGTGATTGGTATCCTGCTTATCGATCAGATCGTGAAATATTGGATCAAGACGAACATGGCGTTGAACGAAAGTTTTCCCGTGTTCGGCAGTTGGTTCCAAATTCATTTTATCGAGAATGAAGGGATGGCCTACGGTTTGAAGTTCGGCGGTGAGTTCGGCAAGATCGCGCTGACGCTATTCCGCCTGGTGGCCGTTATAGTCGGGTTCTTTTACATGAAGAAGCTGGTACGCGAGAAATACCACACCGGATTGCTGATCTGCGGCGCGCAGATTTTGGCGGGCGCGGCGGGCAACCTGATAGACAGTATGTTCTACGGGATGATCTTCTCGGAAAGCACGAACAGCACGGTAGCGCAATTCCTGCCTGCCGCCGGCGGATATGGCACTTTCCTGCATGGCAATGTGGTGGATATGCTGTATTTCCCCCTGATCGAGGGCTTTTTCCCGAAATGGGTGCCTTTCTGGGGCGGCGAGCATTTCATCTTCTTCCGCCCGATTTTCAATATTGCGGATGCGGCTATCTCGGTGGGCGTGATCGCGATCCTGATTTTCCAGAAGCGCTTTTTGCACAAGCCCGGCGAGGAAAAGGAGAAACCGGTGGGCACGCAGCCGGCGCTGGATGATAAAATCGCTTAG
- a CDS encoding bifunctional UDP-N-acetylmuramoyl-tripeptide:D-alanyl-D-alanine ligase/alanine racemase — protein MYTAESISKILKGELLQQTGHPEIEHILLDSRKLLVAETSLFIPLVSERRNAHQYIDDLYKKGVSNFVVSEPIAAGLYPNANIILVKNTLQALHALVAWHRQQYNIPVIGITGSNGKTIVKEWLYQLLDEDYNIVRSPKSYNSQIGVPLSVWQMKPENELAIFEAGISQPGEMVNLEKIIRPTIGIFTNIGEAHNEGFLNIRQKVNEKLVLFTRSDVLIYCKDYLALNECVNHFHNLVGKREIDNALQLLTWSRKTDADLRIISVDKNDNHTRIDALYKQEPVFIRIPFVDEGSIENAIHCWALMLYLGKPAETIQERMDHLGNIAMRLEMKQGINNCSIINDSYNSDLGSLAIALEFLQQQRQHPTKTVILSDILQSGKSEGSLYEEVAGMLESKGIHKLIGIGKNISRERKSFGAVKSEFYTSTEEFLQQVNPADFQNESILVKGARVFQFERIGKLLEKKAHQTILEINLTALAQNVKAYQSLLKPSTKVMAMVKAFAYGSGSFEIANLLQFHGIDYLAVAYADEGVDLRRAGITLPIMVMNPEPSSFDAILQWNLEPELYSMHLLELFEESVRYANKANYPVHIKLDTGMHRLGFEQQDLPALALRLNAEGLFKVQSIFSHLAASEDPAKDDFTQMQFDRFQKMSAALQQQLGYPVIKHIANSAAIHRLPQMQLDMVRLGIGMYGVDSAHGFQDKLRHVSTLKTTVAQVKRIPKGDTVGYGATWTAKVPSLIATVRIGYADGYMRSLGNGNGKMLIRGKLAPVAGVIAMDMLMLDVTHIPDVAEGDEVIVFGEGLPVEDLAKWAGTIPYEILTGISQRVKRVYFQE, from the coding sequence TTGTATACAGCAGAGAGTATCAGTAAGATCCTGAAGGGAGAATTGTTGCAACAGACCGGGCATCCGGAGATCGAACATATTTTGCTGGACAGCCGGAAATTGCTTGTTGCCGAAACATCCTTGTTCATTCCCCTCGTGAGTGAGCGCCGCAATGCGCATCAGTACATCGACGATCTGTACAAAAAAGGCGTCAGCAACTTTGTGGTCAGCGAGCCCATCGCTGCAGGCCTCTACCCGAATGCCAACATCATTTTAGTCAAAAACACCCTGCAAGCCCTCCACGCCCTCGTGGCCTGGCACCGCCAGCAGTACAACATCCCCGTGATCGGGATCACCGGCAGCAACGGCAAAACCATCGTGAAAGAATGGCTCTACCAGCTGCTGGATGAAGACTACAACATCGTCCGCAGCCCGAAAAGCTACAACTCGCAGATCGGCGTGCCGCTATCCGTCTGGCAGATGAAACCCGAAAACGAGCTCGCCATTTTCGAAGCCGGCATTTCCCAGCCCGGCGAAATGGTGAACCTGGAAAAGATCATCCGCCCCACCATCGGCATCTTCACCAATATCGGCGAAGCCCATAACGAAGGCTTCCTCAATATCCGGCAGAAAGTGAATGAAAAACTTGTTTTGTTCACCCGCAGCGACGTGCTTATTTATTGCAAAGACTACCTCGCGCTCAACGAGTGCGTCAATCATTTCCACAACCTGGTGGGCAAGCGCGAGATCGACAACGCCCTGCAGCTCCTCACCTGGAGCCGCAAAACAGACGCCGATCTCCGCATTATTTCCGTCGACAAGAACGATAACCACACCCGCATCGACGCGCTGTACAAACAGGAGCCCGTTTTCATCCGCATCCCTTTTGTGGATGAAGGCTCCATCGAAAACGCTATCCATTGCTGGGCGCTCATGCTCTACCTCGGCAAGCCCGCGGAAACCATCCAGGAACGGATGGACCATCTCGGCAACATCGCCATGCGGCTGGAGATGAAACAGGGCATCAACAATTGCAGCATCATCAACGACAGCTACAATTCCGACCTCGGCTCGCTCGCCATCGCACTGGAATTTCTCCAGCAGCAACGCCAGCATCCTACCAAAACGGTCATCCTCAGCGATATTCTCCAATCGGGGAAAAGCGAGGGATCGCTGTATGAAGAAGTAGCGGGCATGCTGGAAAGCAAAGGCATCCACAAGCTGATCGGTATCGGTAAAAATATTTCCAGGGAGCGGAAAAGCTTCGGCGCGGTGAAGAGCGAGTTCTACACCAGTACCGAAGAATTTCTCCAACAGGTGAACCCGGCGGACTTCCAGAACGAGTCTATCCTCGTGAAAGGCGCGCGGGTATTCCAGTTCGAGCGAATCGGTAAACTTTTGGAAAAGAAAGCCCATCAAACGATCCTCGAAATCAACCTGACGGCCCTGGCGCAGAATGTGAAGGCATACCAGTCGCTGCTGAAGCCAAGCACCAAAGTGATGGCCATGGTGAAAGCGTTCGCTTACGGCAGCGGAAGTTTCGAGATCGCGAACCTGTTGCAGTTTCATGGGATTGATTACCTGGCGGTGGCATATGCCGACGAAGGGGTGGATCTCCGTCGCGCCGGCATTACGTTGCCAATAATGGTGATGAACCCCGAGCCCAGCAGCTTCGACGCGATCCTGCAATGGAACCTGGAGCCGGAGTTATATTCCATGCATTTGCTGGAATTGTTCGAAGAATCAGTGCGGTATGCGAACAAGGCGAATTACCCGGTGCACATCAAGCTCGACACGGGCATGCACCGGCTGGGCTTCGAGCAGCAGGACCTCCCCGCCCTTGCGCTGCGGCTCAATGCCGAAGGGCTCTTTAAAGTACAGTCTATTTTCAGCCACCTGGCCGCCAGTGAAGACCCCGCGAAGGATGATTTCACCCAAATGCAGTTCGACCGTTTCCAGAAAATGAGCGCGGCCTTGCAGCAGCAGCTGGGATATCCCGTCATCAAACACATCGCCAACAGCGCCGCTATCCACCGCCTGCCGCAAATGCAGCTGGACATGGTCCGCCTGGGGATCGGGATGTACGGGGTGGATAGCGCGCATGGGTTCCAGGATAAACTGCGGCACGTCAGCACCCTGAAAACGACGGTGGCCCAGGTTAAACGCATTCCCAAAGGCGACACCGTGGGTTACGGCGCTACATGGACCGCCAAAGTGCCCTCGCTGATCGCGACGGTCCGCATCGGTTACGCCGACGGCTATATGCGCTCGCTCGGCAACGGGAACGGCAAAATGCTCATCCGCGGCAAGCTGGCACCCGTAGCCGGCGTGATTGCGATGGACATGCTCATGCTCGACGTGACGCATATCCCCGATGTTGCGGAGGGCGATGAGGTGATCGTATTCGGGGAAGGCCTGCCGGTGGAAGACCTGGCGAAATGGGCCGGCACCATACCTTACGAAATCCTGACCGGTATTTCCCAGCGGGTGAAGCGTGTTTATTTCCAGGAATAG
- a CDS encoding TerC/Alx family metal homeostasis membrane protein → MTPQLWTYTVFGIVIVLALIFDLGLLSKKGEVMSIKKALIQTCFWVVLSMGFCAFVWYEAGSKMAVEYLSAYLMEWSLSIDNIFVFILIFGFFKIKETNYARVLLIGILMAIVFRAIFITVGVALIQQFGWILYIFGAFLVYTGVKMFMVDQHEEFKPEENFAYRFMQKYLRISNQPNVDKFTVHQNGKVYLTTLSVVVVMLAVTDIVFALDSIPAVFAISKEPLVVYTSNIFAVLGLRSLFFLLRGAVDKFDYLQQGIAIVLVFIGLKMLAEIWHFKLPVWVSLVVIVTCLAGSIVYSILFDKKLPVKPTETTES, encoded by the coding sequence ATGACACCGCAACTATGGACGTATACAGTTTTTGGAATTGTCATCGTTCTGGCCCTGATCTTCGACCTGGGATTATTAAGTAAAAAAGGTGAGGTAATGTCCATAAAGAAGGCGCTCATCCAGACTTGTTTCTGGGTAGTGCTGTCTATGGGTTTTTGTGCATTCGTATGGTACGAAGCCGGCTCCAAGATGGCCGTCGAGTACCTCAGCGCCTACCTGATGGAATGGTCGCTGTCCATCGATAATATCTTCGTATTCATTCTCATTTTCGGTTTTTTCAAGATCAAGGAAACGAATTATGCGCGTGTGCTGCTGATTGGTATTCTGATGGCGATCGTGTTCCGCGCGATCTTCATTACCGTGGGCGTGGCCCTCATTCAGCAATTCGGATGGATCCTCTACATTTTCGGCGCCTTCCTGGTGTACACGGGTGTAAAGATGTTCATGGTAGATCAGCATGAGGAATTCAAACCGGAAGAAAATTTCGCCTATCGCTTCATGCAGAAGTACCTGCGGATTTCCAACCAGCCGAATGTGGATAAATTCACCGTCCACCAGAACGGCAAGGTGTATCTGACGACGTTATCGGTGGTAGTAGTGATGCTCGCCGTGACAGACATCGTGTTTGCGCTGGATTCCATCCCCGCCGTATTTGCTATTTCGAAAGAACCGCTCGTGGTATATACATCCAATATTTTCGCCGTACTGGGTCTGCGTTCTCTCTTCTTTTTATTGAGAGGTGCGGTAGACAAGTTCGATTACCTGCAGCAGGGCATCGCCATCGTGCTGGTATTCATCGGTCTGAAAATGCTCGCCGAGATCTGGCACTTCAAACTGCCTGTATGGGTTTCGCTCGTAGTGATCGTTACCTGCCTGGCGGGATCCATTGTGTATTCCATCCTTTTCGACAAGAAATTACCGGTTAAACCGACCGAGACGACAGAGAGTTAG
- the gldG gene encoding gliding motility-associated ABC transporter substrate-binding protein GldG translates to MEPTRKDKRKQYLKRTLGLVAVIVAINVAAGYFHARLDLTAEQRYTLAPSTRELLRKLDAPVEIEVYLKGKYPAGFRQLSNATRELLEEFQQYGGTNIRFTFLNPGSDLPDSMRAAFQDTLMARGILPFNLQVQDDGKDSYAEKLIFPGAIIQYKDRETAINLLKSQGGMDPMQALNSSEALLEYKFANAIYQLQQPHRPLIGYMLGHGEPEGPEVYDALKTLHELYQVDTVNLATTPVISGEFDALLFVRPTQTFSDADKLKIDQYVMQGGNIAWFIDNLTASADSLRGRDFVAFDRNLQLEDLLFKYGARVNPDLIQDLRSDIIPLVVGNMGDKPQIQPVPFPYFPLLSSTNAHPIVKNLDLVMSRFAGSVDTVAGGDVHKAILLTSSDHSRTVRSPARITLESVQQQPNPREFRQRNLPVAVLLEGRFPSLFRHRIGAEAQTQWQNASGQPYRAQADTAGKMIVSGDADLVLNAVTRKSGPLQMGVNEFNPDYQFANRDFFLNGMDYLASKSPVMETRNKELTLRLLDTEKVRAEKTKWQILAFALPVGAVLLFAMAFQYFRQRKYAK, encoded by the coding sequence ATGGAACCAACGAGAAAGGACAAACGCAAACAATACCTGAAACGCACGCTGGGCCTTGTGGCTGTGATCGTGGCCATCAACGTGGCGGCGGGGTACTTCCATGCCCGGCTGGATCTTACTGCCGAACAGCGTTACACCCTGGCCCCCTCCACCCGCGAGCTCCTCCGCAAGCTGGACGCACCCGTTGAGATCGAAGTTTATCTTAAAGGCAAGTATCCCGCGGGGTTCCGTCAGCTGTCCAACGCCACACGCGAGCTGCTGGAAGAGTTCCAGCAATACGGCGGCACCAACATCCGCTTTACATTCCTCAACCCCGGCTCCGACCTCCCCGACTCCATGCGCGCCGCTTTCCAGGATACGCTCATGGCCCGGGGCATCCTGCCGTTTAACCTGCAGGTGCAGGACGACGGCAAGGATTCCTACGCCGAAAAGCTCATCTTCCCCGGGGCGATCATTCAATACAAAGACCGCGAAACCGCCATCAACCTCCTGAAAAGCCAGGGCGGCATGGATCCCATGCAGGCGCTCAACAGCTCCGAAGCCCTCCTGGAATATAAATTCGCCAACGCCATATACCAGCTGCAGCAACCGCACCGGCCGCTCATCGGCTACATGCTGGGGCACGGCGAGCCGGAAGGTCCCGAAGTCTACGACGCCCTTAAAACGCTCCACGAGCTCTACCAGGTGGATACCGTCAACCTCGCCACCACACCCGTCATCTCCGGGGAATTCGACGCGCTGCTGTTCGTGAGGCCCACGCAAACCTTCAGCGACGCCGACAAGCTGAAGATCGACCAGTACGTGATGCAGGGCGGCAACATCGCCTGGTTCATCGACAACCTGACCGCTTCTGCCGATAGCCTCCGCGGGCGCGACTTCGTGGCATTCGACCGCAACCTGCAGCTGGAAGACCTGCTGTTCAAATACGGCGCCCGCGTCAATCCCGACTTGATCCAGGATCTCCGGTCCGACATTATCCCGCTCGTGGTAGGCAATATGGGCGACAAGCCGCAGATCCAGCCGGTGCCGTTCCCTTATTTTCCGTTGCTATCCTCCACCAACGCCCATCCTATCGTCAAAAACCTGGACCTGGTGATGAGCCGTTTCGCCGGGTCGGTAGACACGGTGGCCGGCGGCGACGTGCATAAAGCCATTTTGCTCACATCATCGGACCACAGCCGCACCGTACGGAGCCCGGCGCGGATTACACTGGAAAGCGTACAGCAGCAACCCAACCCCAGGGAGTTCCGGCAGCGGAATTTACCGGTGGCCGTATTGCTGGAAGGACGTTTCCCGTCCCTGTTCCGCCACCGGATCGGCGCGGAAGCGCAGACGCAGTGGCAGAACGCCAGCGGGCAGCCCTACCGGGCGCAAGCCGATACAGCCGGGAAAATGATCGTTTCAGGAGACGCCGACCTGGTTTTGAATGCCGTGACAAGGAAAAGCGGTCCTTTGCAAATGGGCGTCAACGAGTTCAACCCCGATTACCAGTTCGCCAACCGCGACTTCTTCCTGAACGGTATGGATTACCTCGCCAGCAAGTCGCCGGTGATGGAAACGCGCAACAAAGAACTGACACTCAGGCTGCTGGATACGGAAAAAGTCCGTGCGGAAAAAACCAAATGGCAGATCCTCGCTTTTGCCCTTCCCGTGGGGGCTGTATTGCTGTTTGCCATGGCGTTCCAGTATTTCCGGCAGCGCAAGTATGCTAAATAA
- the gldF gene encoding gliding motility-associated ABC transporter permease subunit GldF, whose translation MYAIFKKDIHQFFSSITGYVAIIGFLLANGLFLFIFRDTSLLEAGYADLDGLFELAPMIFLLLIPAITMRSLSDEYRSGTMELLSTKPVTPWQIVWGKYWACLLIVAIALIPTTVYYLAISQLAAAGNGPDTGSILGSYLGLFLLGGVFTAIGLWASSLTGNAVVAFLVAIFTCFILYNGFDALSKLPVFEGGADYYLAMAGIRYHYTSISRGVADTRDIVYFASVAGLMLYLTKISLERKIWQG comes from the coding sequence ATGTATGCCATTTTCAAGAAAGACATCCACCAATTTTTCAGCAGTATTACGGGCTATGTAGCCATTATCGGGTTCCTGCTCGCCAACGGGTTGTTCCTGTTCATCTTCCGCGACACAAGCCTCCTGGAGGCGGGGTACGCGGACCTGGACGGGCTTTTCGAGCTGGCGCCCATGATTTTCCTTTTGCTGATACCCGCCATCACCATGCGCAGCCTGTCGGACGAATACCGCAGCGGCACCATGGAGCTGCTGAGCACCAAGCCGGTGACGCCGTGGCAGATCGTATGGGGGAAATACTGGGCCTGCCTGCTGATCGTGGCCATTGCGCTCATCCCTACGACCGTGTACTATCTCGCCATTTCGCAGCTTGCGGCGGCGGGGAACGGTCCGGATACGGGGAGCATCCTGGGTTCGTACCTGGGGTTGTTTTTGCTGGGGGGCGTGTTTACGGCGATCGGGCTGTGGGCTTCGTCGCTCACGGGGAATGCGGTGGTAGCCTTCCTGGTGGCGATCTTCACCTGTTTCATTTTATACAACGGGTTCGATGCGCTGAGCAAATTGCCGGTGTTTGAAGGAGGAGCGGATTACTACCTCGCCATGGCCGGCATCCGTTATCATTATACTTCCATCAGCCGCGGGGTGGCAGACACGAGGGATATCGTGTATTTCGCCAGCGTGGCCGGACTCATGTTATATCTTACCAAAATATCGCTGGAAAGGAAAATCTGGCAGGGTTGA
- a CDS encoding iron-sulfur cluster assembly accessory protein, giving the protein MIYISDKAKQKVDALRAEGTLGQDYFLRVSVVGGGCSGLSYKLDFDNETKPKDQVFEDKGIKVVTDLKSFLYLCNTTLEFSEGLNGKGFYFNNPNAARTCACGDSFAV; this is encoded by the coding sequence ATGATCTATATAAGTGATAAAGCCAAGCAAAAAGTAGATGCGCTCCGGGCCGAAGGGACCCTGGGGCAGGACTACTTCCTGCGCGTGTCCGTAGTGGGCGGAGGATGCTCCGGCCTTAGCTATAAACTGGATTTCGACAATGAAACCAAACCCAAGGACCAGGTGTTCGAAGACAAAGGCATTAAAGTGGTGACGGACCTGAAAAGCTTCCTTTACCTCTGCAATACCACCCTCGAATTCTCCGAAGGGCTCAACGGCAAAGGGTTCTACTTCAACAACCCCAACGCCGCCCGCACCTGCGCCTGCGGCGACAGTTTCGCCGTGTAA
- the mce gene encoding methylmalonyl-CoA epimerase has product MLKVEHIGIAVKSLAVSVPLFEKLLDAECYKTEEVATEGVATAFFRQGETKIELLEALSPASPVARFLEKKGEGVHHLAFEVKDIRAEMARLQKEGFELLSPEPKPGADNKLVCFLHPKSTNSVLIELTQERS; this is encoded by the coding sequence ATGTTAAAAGTTGAGCACATCGGCATCGCCGTGAAGTCGCTGGCCGTTTCCGTTCCCCTGTTCGAAAAACTGCTGGACGCGGAATGCTACAAAACCGAGGAAGTAGCCACCGAAGGCGTGGCCACCGCATTTTTCCGCCAGGGCGAAACAAAAATCGAACTGCTGGAAGCCTTGTCGCCCGCCAGCCCGGTTGCCAGATTCCTGGAAAAGAAAGGTGAAGGCGTGCATCATCTCGCATTTGAAGTCAAAGACATCCGCGCCGAAATGGCCCGCCTGCAAAAAGAAGGCTTCGAACTCCTTTCTCCCGAGCCCAAGCCCGGCGCCGATAACAAACTGGTTTGCTTCCTCCATCCCAAAAGCACCAACAGCGTACTCATTGAGCTGACGCAGGAACGCAGCTGA
- a CDS encoding antibiotic biosynthesis monooxygenase, producing the protein MNARKSLSLPVFTALLALLLLVGNDALAQQGMMVRIAEIEIDTVHLEKYKEILREEAAASVQLEPGVIAIFPMFEKSDPARIKILEIYAGKEAYDYHLKTPHFLKYKTATMHMVKSPRLLDMGTIDPASKPAIFLKLRGNVQ; encoded by the coding sequence ATGAATGCACGCAAATCACTTTCTCTGCCGGTTTTTACCGCGTTGCTGGCGCTCCTGTTGCTGGTGGGTAACGATGCATTGGCGCAACAGGGCATGATGGTCCGCATCGCGGAAATTGAAATCGACACCGTTCACCTGGAAAAATACAAGGAAATCCTACGCGAGGAAGCCGCCGCTTCCGTGCAACTGGAGCCCGGCGTGATCGCTATATTCCCCATGTTCGAAAAGTCGGATCCCGCGCGGATAAAAATCCTGGAAATATACGCCGGCAAAGAGGCCTACGACTATCACCTGAAAACGCCCCATTTCCTGAAGTACAAAACTGCCACGATGCACATGGTCAAATCCCCGCGCCTGCTGGATATGGGCACTATCGACCCAGCATCCAAGCCCGCGATTTTTTTAAAACTAAGGGGGAACGTCCAATAA
- the murF gene encoding UDP-N-acetylmuramoyl-tripeptide--D-alanyl-D-alanine ligase, with product MNIEQLYSIYRLHPSVQTDTRQLRPGDIFFALRGPNFNGNQYAAAALEAGASFAVVDDPAFHTQPEKMMLVEDALAALQDLARHHRRQFNIPFIAITGTNGKTTTKEMLRAALGAAFRTYATEGNLNNHIGVPLTILRIPLDAEMAVIEMGANHRHEIAGYCTVALPTHGLITNIGKAHLEGFGSEEGVRLAKGELYDYLRENGGTVFVCKDYDYLVEMSKGIGTVITYGHEPADYAGAPFPGTALLELEAVEAGHVRTHLVGAYNFPNVMAAIAAGLHFKVPADKLRAALEAYVPSNNRSQVMRKGTNTFVMDAYNANPSSMKAAVENFATLDAKQKVLLLGAMKEMGPDSEKEHQALADLLQLHHWKAVVLVGKEFSKTQHPYISFETADEAKEWLAQQRYEDTHFLVKGSRSVGMEKVVN from the coding sequence GTGAACATCGAACAACTATACAGCATCTACCGCCTACACCCCTCCGTACAAACGGACACCCGCCAGCTCCGGCCGGGCGATATCTTCTTCGCCCTGCGCGGGCCCAACTTCAACGGCAACCAATACGCCGCCGCGGCCCTGGAAGCCGGGGCCAGCTTCGCAGTGGTCGACGATCCGGCGTTTCATACGCAGCCGGAAAAAATGATGCTGGTCGAAGATGCATTGGCGGCCCTGCAGGACCTGGCGCGCCATCACCGCCGGCAGTTCAACATTCCGTTCATTGCCATTACCGGCACTAACGGGAAGACCACCACGAAAGAAATGCTCCGCGCCGCGCTGGGAGCGGCTTTTCGTACATACGCCACCGAAGGCAACCTGAACAACCATATCGGCGTGCCGCTGACCATCCTCCGGATTCCTTTGGACGCGGAAATGGCCGTGATCGAAATGGGCGCCAACCACCGCCATGAGATCGCGGGATACTGTACCGTGGCGTTGCCCACGCACGGGCTCATCACCAACATCGGAAAGGCCCACCTGGAAGGGTTCGGCAGCGAAGAAGGGGTGCGCCTGGCCAAGGGCGAGCTGTACGATTACCTTCGCGAAAATGGCGGCACGGTGTTCGTTTGCAAGGATTATGATTACCTCGTGGAAATGAGTAAAGGCATCGGCACCGTGATCACTTACGGGCACGAACCGGCCGATTACGCCGGCGCTCCCTTCCCCGGGACCGCCCTCCTGGAGCTGGAAGCCGTGGAAGCGGGACATGTACGCACCCATCTCGTGGGCGCCTACAATTTCCCGAATGTGATGGCGGCGATTGCCGCGGGGCTGCATTTCAAAGTGCCGGCCGATAAGCTGCGCGCCGCGCTGGAAGCATATGTGCCCTCCAACAACCGATCGCAGGTAATGCGCAAGGGCACCAATACCTTCGTGATGGACGCTTACAACGCCAACCCGTCCAGCATGAAAGCCGCCGTGGAAAACTTCGCCACGCTCGACGCGAAGCAGAAAGTGCTGTTGCTCGGCGCCATGAAAGAAATGGGGCCCGACAGCGAGAAGGAACACCAGGCACTCGCAGATCTGCTCCAGCTGCACCATTGGAAAGCCGTGGTACTGGTGGGCAAGGAATTCTCCAAAACCCAGCACCCCTATATCTCGTTCGAAACCGCGGACGAAGCGAAGGAATGGCTGGCGCAGCAACGGTACGAGGACACCCATTTTCTCGTAAAAGGTTCGCGCAGCGTGGGAATGGAAAAAGTCGTGAATTGA
- a CDS encoding YceI family protein: MQRIFIITVFLACAATALGQDVRSCRNVRLRFFSSAPLEDIEATTNKGVSAINPASRAIYFKVPVNTFQFKKKLMQEHFNENYLESDKYPYAEFKGKILGDADLTKDGSYPVETEGDLLIHGVSKNYRVAGTITVSGGKMSAEAKFNVRVADHHIKIPSLVVKNIAEVVEVTMTAEYQAATQP, encoded by the coding sequence ATGCAACGTATCTTCATCATCACCGTTTTTCTCGCCTGCGCCGCAACTGCCCTGGGGCAAGACGTGCGATCGTGCCGCAACGTACGCCTGCGCTTCTTTTCCAGCGCCCCGCTGGAAGATATCGAGGCCACCACCAACAAAGGCGTCTCCGCCATCAATCCCGCCTCCCGCGCCATTTACTTCAAAGTGCCGGTAAACACTTTCCAGTTCAAAAAGAAGCTGATGCAGGAACACTTCAACGAAAATTACCTGGAAAGCGATAAATACCCGTACGCCGAGTTTAAAGGCAAAATCCTCGGCGACGCCGACCTCACCAAAGATGGCAGCTACCCCGTGGAAACGGAAGGCGACCTGCTCATCCACGGCGTATCCAAAAACTACCGCGTAGCCGGGACTATCACCGTTTCCGGCGGCAAAATGTCCGCCGAAGCGAAGTTCAATGTGCGCGTAGCTGATCATCACATCAAAATACCCAGCCTGGTGGTAAAAAATATCGCGGAAGTAGTGGAAGTGACCATGACCGCCGAATACCAGGCCGCAACCCAACCTTGA
- a CDS encoding DUF4157 domain-containing protein, whose protein sequence is MVARLAAWKMGSNNIAIVFGSVIHLHGVSREQFLGNTAWVRHEVRHVRQYREAGYWRFLWRYVRDWARYGYYNIPYEQDARRAEGNAGELEGVEIR, encoded by the coding sequence ATGGTAGCACGATTGGCCGCCTGGAAGATGGGAAGTAACAACATCGCGATCGTTTTCGGGAGTGTGATCCACCTGCACGGGGTGTCGCGGGAGCAATTTTTGGGTAATACGGCCTGGGTGCGGCATGAGGTGCGGCACGTGAGGCAGTACCGGGAAGCGGGCTACTGGCGGTTCCTGTGGCGCTATGTGCGGGACTGGGCCCGCTATGGCTATTATAACATTCCGTATGAGCAGGATGCCCGGCGGGCCGAGGGGAACGCCGGGGAGCTGGAAGGGGTCGAAATACGATAA
- the apaG gene encoding Co2+/Mg2+ efflux protein ApaG, producing MVKKVTEGITISVETFYQPDYSNPIGSEFMFAYRITIENNNTFPIKLLRRHWYIIDSNGSHREVEGEGVVGVQPLLAPGESYQYVSGSNLRTEIGKMYGTYQMENQLNKKLFDVKIPEFQMVVPFKMN from the coding sequence ATGGTTAAGAAGGTCACAGAGGGAATCACGATAAGCGTGGAGACGTTTTACCAGCCGGATTACTCCAATCCGATCGGCAGTGAGTTCATGTTCGCTTACCGTATCACTATCGAGAACAATAATACTTTCCCGATAAAACTGTTGCGCCGCCATTGGTATATCATCGATTCCAACGGCTCGCACCGTGAGGTGGAAGGAGAGGGTGTAGTAGGTGTTCAACCGCTGCTGGCGCCGGGCGAAAGCTATCAGTATGTTTCCGGATCCAACCTCCGTACCGAAATCGGTAAGATGTACGGTACTTACCAGATGGAAAACCAACTGAACAAGAAACTCTTCGATGTGAAGATTCCTGAGTTCCAGATGGTGGTTCCCTTTAAAATGAACTAA